One stretch of Lysobacterales bacterium DNA includes these proteins:
- a CDS encoding SDR family oxidoreductase: MSRPRALITGAGSGLGRALAHRYARAGHDIAVVDLDRARAEAVVAELGAHGGAHLALVADVGDDAAVESLRDRVRAHWDGFDLLINNAGVATAGSVADSSLDDWRWVTNIDLFGVVRGMKAFAPMFRQQRRGHVLSTASFAGLAGAPNIASYGVAKAGVVALSEALRAEMEPFGVRVSVICPSFFKTNLMDSARCADQRMSAAATRLMERARESADDIADYVFRAQQSGQFLIIPTAPERLHWRLKRWFPEFYFRRLMAMAKAMQAR; encoded by the coding sequence ATGTCCCGACCCAGAGCCCTCATCACCGGCGCCGGCAGCGGCCTTGGCCGCGCGCTCGCCCATCGCTATGCGCGCGCCGGTCACGACATCGCCGTGGTCGATCTGGATCGCGCCCGTGCCGAAGCCGTGGTTGCGGAGCTTGGCGCCCACGGCGGCGCGCACCTCGCGCTGGTGGCCGATGTCGGCGACGATGCCGCGGTCGAGTCGCTGCGCGACCGCGTGCGCGCGCACTGGGACGGTTTCGACCTGCTGATCAACAACGCCGGCGTCGCGACCGCCGGGTCGGTCGCCGACAGTTCACTCGACGACTGGCGCTGGGTCACCAACATCGACCTGTTCGGCGTCGTCCGTGGCATGAAGGCGTTCGCGCCGATGTTCCGGCAGCAGCGGCGCGGCCACGTGCTCAGCACGGCCTCCTTCGCCGGTCTGGCCGGGGCGCCGAACATTGCCAGCTACGGCGTCGCCAAGGCCGGCGTGGTCGCGCTTTCGGAGGCGCTGCGCGCCGAGATGGAGCCGTTCGGCGTGCGCGTCTCGGTGATCTGCCCGAGCTTCTTCAAGACCAACCTGATGGACAGCGCACGTTGCGCCGACCAACGCATGAGCGCCGCGGCCACGCGCCTGATGGAGCGCGCGCGCGAGTCCGCCGACGACATCGCCGACTATGTGTTCCGCGCCCAGCAGAGTGGGCAGTTCCTGATCATTCCGACCGCCCCCGAGCGTCTGCACTGGCGGTTGAAGCGCTGGTTCCCGGAGTTCTACTTCCGCCGACTGATGGCCATGGCCAAGGCCATGCAAGCGCGTTGA